One genomic segment of Rhizobium gallicum bv. gallicum R602sp includes these proteins:
- a CDS encoding glycoside hydrolase family 2 protein: protein MGGRLASVGAEETLLSEGWNLVLTEPGACLTPHDIPPSSRFIAAPVPGTVADALERAGLFDRENPEPLNTKDAWYVCRLFDAEPGEVILRFAGLATLCHVFLNGQEILSSESMFTAHEIPVTLLGGDDLVLCFRALGPRLSEPGARARWRPQMIAPQGLKNFRTTLLGHMPGWCPEIHAVGPWRPITLVRRSVMSIDNVSIRAVLENGVGRLSVSLHADAENPDMLLRCGEVEQGFEKIGGNHYSAILKLPEVTPWWPHTHGLPHLYELTLVSDGAEYSLGRTGFRRIEIDRGVDGDGFGLRVNGEPVFCRGAVWTTADIVRLPGSRANYEPFLRLAAFAGMNMIRIGGTMAYETPEFFELCDELGILVWQDFMFANFDYPRSDKAFTGHVHAEVEGFIHGVQASPSLAVLCGGSEIYQQAAMLGLPQEFWRGPLTEDVIPAIAERMRPDVPYVPNSPHGGAMPFSPNTGVTHYYGIGAYMRPLEDARRADVRFAAETLAFAHAPQQKTLQRHLDVPAVHSPLWKARVPRDRGASWDFEDVRDFYLKELYHVDPAALRRENPERYLDLSRAVTGEVLTETFAEWRRKGSNCNGALVWTLQDILPGPGWGVVDSTGEPKPVWFAMRRVFRPIQVLLTDEGTNGLDVHVINETGESLPVELEIVCLRDGKQRAVGGSQALILAPRSTEKLAATELFGAFFDTTYAFRFGPPSHDVTVARLRSADGGLLAEAFHFPLGRSKAFHDAAIVVKAVEDGGNWTLELQADRFAQSVHLDVPNYRAADDWFHLAPGSVKRVPLHGLAGATKGEAPSGEIRTLGGSRILAI from the coding sequence ATGGGGGGGCGGTTGGCGAGCGTCGGTGCGGAAGAGACCCTGCTTTCCGAAGGCTGGAATCTGGTCCTGACGGAACCGGGAGCTTGCTTGACGCCGCATGACATCCCGCCGTCTTCGAGGTTCATAGCAGCACCTGTTCCCGGCACTGTGGCTGACGCTTTGGAGCGCGCCGGTCTCTTCGATCGCGAGAATCCGGAGCCCCTGAATACGAAAGACGCCTGGTACGTCTGCCGGCTTTTCGACGCCGAGCCTGGCGAGGTTATCCTTCGTTTCGCAGGGCTTGCGACGCTCTGCCATGTCTTTCTGAACGGGCAGGAAATCCTCTCTTCCGAGAGCATGTTCACGGCGCATGAAATCCCCGTCACGCTTTTGGGCGGCGATGACCTGGTCCTTTGTTTTCGTGCGCTCGGTCCCCGTCTGAGCGAGCCCGGAGCCCGCGCCCGCTGGCGTCCTCAGATGATCGCGCCGCAGGGGCTCAAGAACTTTCGTACGACGCTGCTTGGGCACATGCCTGGCTGGTGCCCCGAAATTCATGCTGTCGGGCCGTGGCGGCCGATCACGCTTGTTCGCCGCAGTGTGATGTCGATCGATAATGTCTCGATCCGGGCTGTGCTGGAAAATGGCGTTGGCCGCCTCAGCGTTTCGTTGCACGCGGATGCCGAAAATCCCGACATGCTGCTTCGCTGTGGAGAGGTGGAGCAAGGCTTTGAGAAGATCGGCGGAAATCATTATTCGGCGATCCTCAAGCTGCCGGAGGTCACGCCTTGGTGGCCGCATACGCACGGTCTCCCGCATCTTTACGAACTGACGCTCGTTTCGGACGGCGCCGAATACTCGCTCGGAAGGACCGGCTTCCGCCGGATTGAAATCGATCGTGGCGTCGACGGCGACGGGTTCGGCCTTCGGGTAAATGGCGAGCCCGTCTTCTGCCGCGGTGCTGTCTGGACGACGGCCGATATCGTTCGCCTGCCGGGTTCGCGCGCAAACTACGAGCCCTTTCTGCGCCTTGCTGCCTTCGCCGGTATGAACATGATCCGCATTGGCGGCACGATGGCTTATGAGACGCCAGAGTTCTTCGAGCTTTGCGACGAGCTCGGCATTCTTGTCTGGCAGGACTTCATGTTCGCCAATTTCGACTACCCGCGAAGCGATAAGGCCTTCACGGGCCACGTTCATGCCGAAGTCGAGGGTTTTATCCATGGAGTGCAGGCTTCTCCTTCGCTCGCGGTCCTTTGCGGCGGAAGCGAGATTTATCAACAGGCGGCAATGCTCGGGTTGCCGCAGGAATTCTGGCGCGGACCGCTGACGGAGGACGTCATCCCGGCGATTGCAGAGCGTATGCGCCCCGACGTGCCCTACGTGCCGAACTCCCCTCACGGTGGGGCCATGCCTTTCTCGCCAAATACCGGCGTTACGCACTATTACGGCATTGGTGCCTATATGCGCCCGCTGGAGGATGCTCGCCGCGCCGACGTCCGGTTTGCTGCAGAAACCCTCGCCTTTGCCCATGCACCGCAACAAAAAACATTGCAGCGGCATCTGGATGTCCCGGCAGTCCATAGTCCGCTGTGGAAAGCTCGCGTTCCGCGGGATCGTGGCGCCTCCTGGGATTTCGAGGATGTTCGCGACTTCTACCTGAAGGAACTTTATCATGTCGACCCAGCGGCGCTGCGCCGGGAAAATCCGGAGCGCTATCTCGATTTGTCCCGCGCCGTGACGGGCGAGGTTCTGACGGAAACCTTCGCCGAATGGCGGCGCAAGGGTTCAAACTGCAACGGTGCACTTGTCTGGACGCTTCAGGATATTCTGCCTGGTCCCGGTTGGGGTGTTGTCGATTCCACCGGCGAGCCGAAACCGGTCTGGTTTGCCATGCGCCGCGTCTTCCGCCCGATTCAAGTGCTGCTGACGGACGAGGGCACGAACGGCCTTGACGTGCATGTCATCAACGAAACCGGCGAAAGCTTGCCGGTTGAGCTTGAAATCGTCTGCCTGCGGGACGGCAAGCAGAGAGCCGTCGGCGGCAGCCAAGCACTGATACTTGCGCCAAGATCCACCGAAAAGCTCGCCGCGACCGAGCTCTTCGGTGCATTTTTCGACACGACCTATGCTTTCCGTTTCGGTCCGCCTTCCCATGACGTAACCGTCGCGCGGCTGCGCTCCGCCGATGGCGGCCTGCTTGCCGAAGCATTCCATTTCCCGCTCGGACGGTCGAAGGCGTTTCACGATGCCGCGATCGTTGTGAAGGCGGTAGAAGATGGCGGGAACTGGACCCTTGAGCTGCAGGCCGATCGCTTTGCGCAGTCCGTACACCTTGATGTCCCGAATTACCGCGCAGCCGACGATTGGTTTCATCTGGCGCCAGGTTCGGTCAAACGCGTCCCACTGCATGGGCTTGCGGGCGCGACGAAGGGCGAGGCGCCCTCTGGTGAAATCAGGACGTTGGGAGGTTCGCGTATTTTGGCGATCTGA
- a CDS encoding DUF1839 family protein, whose translation MSCVFPAIRPDGYRQHALHSNERMWPETNCYIDLWIEVLNTLRLPPEAMLGFTLTQDFEGDQFTFFKVPLEDLEALYGIRVTELAIFDRVERHVETQIRRGRLCLIEMDSFYMPDTHGTAYRSEHGKTTVAINRLDIAAKRVEYFHNAGYFQLEGEDFDGLFQMHLKDEDSPFLPYTEFAKLPEAFAGENYIGDVAHRLFKVHFSRRPAENPIRAFSKQFPQQVEVVAERPFGFFHKYAFNTLRQFGANFELAADHLAWLSAGRFAQAEENARRISEVAKSVQFQLARAVTRKKFEPLQAALDPAADAWDAMMTSISDRL comes from the coding sequence ATGTCCTGCGTTTTCCCGGCCATCCGTCCAGATGGCTACCGCCAGCATGCGCTGCATTCCAATGAACGCATGTGGCCGGAAACCAACTGCTATATCGACCTCTGGATCGAAGTGCTGAACACGCTCAGGCTGCCGCCTGAAGCGATGCTCGGCTTTACGCTGACGCAGGATTTCGAGGGCGATCAATTCACCTTCTTCAAGGTACCGCTCGAAGACCTCGAGGCGCTTTACGGCATCCGTGTCACCGAACTCGCGATCTTTGACCGCGTCGAGCGTCACGTCGAAACACAGATCAGGCGCGGCCGACTTTGCCTGATCGAAATGGACTCCTTCTATATGCCGGATACCCACGGTACGGCCTATCGTTCCGAACACGGCAAGACGACCGTCGCCATCAACCGGCTGGATATTGCTGCCAAGCGCGTTGAGTATTTTCACAATGCCGGCTATTTCCAGCTTGAGGGCGAGGACTTCGACGGTCTCTTCCAAATGCATCTGAAGGACGAGGATTCACCCTTCCTGCCCTATACGGAATTTGCAAAACTTCCGGAGGCGTTTGCAGGCGAAAACTATATCGGCGATGTGGCGCACCGTCTTTTCAAGGTCCATTTCTCGCGCCGGCCTGCCGAAAACCCGATCCGTGCCTTTTCCAAGCAATTTCCGCAGCAGGTGGAAGTTGTCGCCGAGCGCCCTTTCGGCTTCTTCCACAAATATGCCTTCAACACCTTGCGCCAGTTCGGCGCCAATTTCGAGTTGGCCGCAGATCACCTCGCGTGGCTTTCTGCGGGCAGGTTCGCGCAGGCTGAAGAGAATGCCCGGCGCATCTCCGAAGTGGCGAAGTCGGTGCAGTTTCAGCTTGCCCGCGCCGTCACGCGCAAGAAGTTCGAGCCATTGCAGGCGGCGCTTGATCCGGCGGCAGATGCATGGGATGCCATGATGACTTCGATTTCCGATCGGCTTTGA
- a CDS encoding amino acid--[acyl-carrier-protein] ligase produces MDMQTSFLDRLFESGLLIDTGVDGLYGRSGQFEDVITAFERLIDKFGGADGAEAMRFPPGMNRALFEKSGYMKSFPQLAGTVHSFCGSELDHMNLLQCMEVGDDWTKGQEATNIVLTPAACYPLYPTIAKRGNLPAKGSLFDLQSYCFRHEPSKDPARQQLFRMREYVCMGTESHVTDFRQRWMDRGVEMMKQLGLEVVIDVANDPFFGRGGKMMVNNQRDQNLKFELLIPITSAAKPTACMSFNYHQDSFGQKWDLNLEDGSVAHTACVGFGLERIALALFHHHGLDVTEWPANVRKTLWG; encoded by the coding sequence ATGGATATGCAGACTTCGTTTCTAGACCGGCTCTTCGAATCCGGTCTACTGATCGATACTGGCGTCGACGGTCTTTACGGCCGTAGCGGGCAGTTCGAAGACGTGATCACCGCCTTCGAGCGCCTGATCGACAAGTTTGGCGGTGCGGATGGCGCAGAAGCCATGCGCTTCCCGCCGGGCATGAACCGCGCGCTTTTCGAAAAGAGCGGCTACATGAAAAGCTTCCCCCAGCTTGCGGGCACCGTCCACAGCTTCTGCGGCAGTGAACTCGATCACATGAACCTGCTGCAGTGCATGGAAGTCGGCGACGATTGGACGAAGGGCCAGGAAGCAACCAATATCGTGCTGACGCCGGCTGCCTGCTATCCGCTCTATCCGACAATCGCCAAGCGGGGCAATCTACCTGCGAAGGGCAGCCTCTTCGACCTGCAGTCCTATTGCTTTCGTCATGAACCGTCGAAGGATCCCGCCCGCCAGCAGCTTTTCCGCATGCGCGAATATGTCTGCATGGGCACCGAAAGCCATGTGACCGACTTCCGTCAGCGCTGGATGGATCGCGGCGTCGAGATGATGAAGCAGCTCGGCCTCGAAGTCGTCATCGACGTCGCCAACGATCCATTTTTCGGCCGCGGCGGCAAGATGATGGTCAACAACCAGCGTGATCAGAACCTGAAGTTCGAGCTGCTGATCCCGATCACGTCGGCTGCCAAGCCGACAGCCTGCATGAGCTTTAACTATCATCAGGACTCCTTCGGCCAGAAGTGGGACCTGAACCTGGAGGACGGCAGCGTCGCGCACACTGCATGCGTCGGCTTCGGTCTCGAGCGCATCGCGCTTGCGCTGTTCCATCATCACGGGCTCGACGTGACGGAATGGCCGGCGAATGTGCGCAAGACCCTGTGGGGCTGA
- a CDS encoding acyl-CoA dehydrogenase family protein, with protein MNFPVKITEQNFTVRTARVAEIAAKYADAVDAEGRFPCEAVDAMKAERLLGIQVPRHLGGEGASTTEVAELCSVLGQACAASAMVFAMHHIKLSSLVEHGTESEWHAGFMRRIAAEQLLIASATTEGGIGGNLRNSICAIEVSGDSCRLEKDATVISYGSHADAILITSRSHPDAAPSDQVLTAFLKDQYTLERTHIWNTLGMRGTCSDGFLFKGQAPAVQILPKPFAEIAAQSMLASSHLLWSGVWYGIAVDAVSRAQAFVRAAARKSPGVPPPGALRLAEVSTLLQMVKSNVVAGLKAYEDAKSDPDKLSSMGFAVAMNNVKIASSETILEIVNHAMLICGIVGYKNGTPFSLGRHLRDAHSAQLMISNDRILGNTSSMLLVHKQDTSLLG; from the coding sequence ATGAACTTTCCGGTCAAGATCACGGAACAGAATTTTACCGTCAGAACGGCGCGCGTTGCCGAGATCGCCGCGAAATATGCCGACGCTGTCGACGCCGAAGGCCGCTTTCCATGCGAGGCCGTCGATGCGATGAAAGCCGAGCGCCTGCTCGGCATTCAAGTGCCGCGCCACCTAGGTGGCGAGGGGGCATCGACGACCGAAGTCGCCGAACTCTGCTCCGTTCTTGGCCAGGCTTGCGCCGCAAGTGCGATGGTCTTCGCCATGCACCACATCAAGCTTTCAAGCTTGGTCGAGCACGGCACCGAAAGTGAATGGCATGCTGGCTTCATGCGGCGCATCGCCGCCGAGCAGCTCTTGATTGCATCGGCGACGACCGAAGGCGGGATCGGCGGCAATCTGCGCAACAGCATCTGCGCCATCGAGGTCAGCGGCGACAGCTGCCGTCTCGAAAAGGACGCGACCGTGATCTCCTACGGCTCGCATGCCGATGCCATCCTCATAACCTCTCGCAGCCATCCGGACGCAGCACCCTCGGATCAGGTCCTGACGGCGTTTCTCAAGGATCAGTACACACTCGAGCGCACGCATATCTGGAACACGCTGGGTATGCGCGGCACATGCTCCGACGGCTTCCTCTTCAAGGGGCAAGCGCCTGCCGTTCAGATCCTGCCGAAGCCTTTCGCCGAAATCGCCGCACAGTCGATGCTCGCTTCGTCGCATCTGCTCTGGAGCGGCGTCTGGTATGGCATTGCGGTCGACGCCGTCTCCCGCGCGCAGGCCTTCGTGCGTGCCGCAGCCCGCAAGTCTCCTGGTGTTCCGCCCCCCGGTGCGCTGCGGCTCGCCGAAGTCTCCACCCTGCTGCAGATGGTGAAGTCGAACGTCGTGGCGGGTCTCAAGGCTTACGAAGATGCCAAGTCCGATCCGGACAAGCTCTCCTCGATGGGCTTTGCGGTGGCCATGAACAACGTGAAGATCGCTTCATCGGAAACGATCCTGGAGATTGTCAACCACGCCATGCTGATCTGCGGAATCGTGGGCTACAAGAACGGTACGCCCTTCAGCCTTGGCCGGCATTTGCGCGACGCTCATTCCGCACAGCTCATGATCTCGAATGACCGCATCCTCGGCAACACGTCGAGCATGCTTCTCGTCCACAAGCAGGACACTAGCCTACTGGGGTGA
- a CDS encoding acyl carrier protein yields the protein MNKTIRELLAKFGKLPVSIDQLADDADLYAAGLTSFASVQLMLGIEEAFDIEFPDNLLNRKSFASISAIETTVDIIKDNRKVA from the coding sequence ATGAACAAGACTATCCGTGAACTGCTCGCCAAATTCGGCAAGCTTCCTGTTTCGATCGATCAGCTAGCCGACGATGCCGATCTCTATGCGGCCGGTCTGACATCCTTTGCTTCCGTGCAGCTCATGCTTGGCATCGAAGAAGCCTTCGATATCGAATTCCCCGACAATCTCCTCAATCGCAAGTCCTTTGCCAGCATCTCCGCGATCGAAACGACCGTCGATATCATCAAGGACAACCGGAAGGTCGCGTGA
- a CDS encoding lysine-2,3-aminomutase-like protein, whose translation MNIVRPIKSVDDLSKARLLADRDRLALEEVAARYAIALTPTVAKLIDRADVDDPIARQFVPDAAELVVTAEERADPIGDHAHSPVEGIVHRYPDRVLLKAVHVCPVYCRFCFRREMVGPQGLGTLDPAAMRAAFDYIRGHPEIWEVILTGGDPLVLSPRRLEEIMRELAAIDHVKIVRFHTRVPVVDPQRIDATLIAALKASGKTTYIALHANHPREMTIEARAACGRIIDAGIVMISQSVLLKGVNDDAGVLADLMKTFVETRIKPYYLHHPDLAPGTSHFRLTIEEGQKIVSSLRGRISGLCQPAYILDIPGGHGKAVIGENSVRKTADGCFSVLDYHGAEHSYPPSE comes from the coding sequence ATGAATATCGTCCGGCCGATCAAAAGCGTCGATGACCTGTCGAAAGCCAGGCTGTTGGCCGATCGCGACCGGCTGGCACTGGAAGAGGTCGCTGCACGATATGCGATCGCCCTGACGCCGACCGTCGCCAAGTTGATCGATCGAGCCGACGTCGACGATCCGATCGCGCGTCAATTCGTGCCGGATGCAGCCGAGCTTGTCGTAACAGCTGAAGAGCGCGCCGACCCTATCGGTGATCATGCGCACAGCCCGGTTGAAGGCATTGTGCATCGCTATCCGGATCGCGTGCTGTTGAAGGCCGTGCATGTCTGTCCGGTTTATTGCCGCTTCTGCTTCAGGCGGGAGATGGTCGGTCCCCAAGGTCTCGGTACGCTCGATCCGGCGGCGATGAGGGCTGCTTTCGACTATATCCGCGGCCATCCGGAGATCTGGGAGGTGATCCTTACAGGCGGCGATCCGCTCGTCCTTTCGCCGCGGCGGCTGGAGGAGATCATGCGGGAGCTTGCGGCCATCGATCACGTGAAGATTGTCCGGTTCCATACACGCGTGCCCGTGGTCGATCCGCAGAGGATCGATGCGACGTTGATCGCCGCGTTGAAAGCGAGCGGCAAGACGACTTATATCGCGCTCCATGCCAACCATCCGCGCGAAATGACGATCGAAGCCCGTGCAGCCTGTGGCCGAATCATCGATGCCGGGATCGTCATGATCAGTCAGTCCGTGCTCTTGAAGGGCGTCAACGACGATGCCGGCGTTCTGGCGGACCTGATGAAGACATTCGTCGAGACGCGCATCAAGCCTTACTACTTGCATCATCCCGATCTGGCGCCCGGCACCAGCCATTTCCGGCTGACGATCGAAGAAGGCCAGAAGATCGTTTCTTCGCTGCGCGGCCGCATCTCGGGCCTTTGTCAGCCGGCCTATATCCTTGATATCCCGGGTGGCCACGGAAAGGCAGTGATTGGCGAAAATTCTGTCCGGAAGACGGCGGACGGTTGTTTTTCCGTGTTGGATTACCATGGCGCAGAACATTCCTACCCGCCTTCCGAGTGA
- the epmA gene encoding EF-P lysine aminoacylase EpmA: protein MNLTSAKASPWWTPSVHADRRPFLIGRNAIQVALRGYFAREDFIEVDTATLQVSPGNEAHLHAFATEALTTDGQATSFYLHTSPEFACKKLLAAGEQRIACFAHVYRNRERGPFHHPEFTMLEWYRVGESYETLMMDCVRILALAAETVETPKLTYRGAETDPFAGPERISVAEAFERYAGIDLLASVAADGSTDREYLACELRRNGMRVSADDGWADLFSRVLVEKIEPHLGFGCVTILDEYPVSEAALARPSPRDPRVAERFELYACGVELANGFGELTNATEQRRRFELEMAEKARVYGERYPIDEDFLDALSIMPEASGIALGFDRLVMLATGASRIDQVLWAPVAEYR from the coding sequence ATGAACCTTACCAGCGCCAAAGCGTCTCCTTGGTGGACCCCCAGCGTCCACGCGGACCGCCGCCCCTTCCTGATTGGGCGGAACGCGATCCAGGTGGCGCTGCGCGGCTACTTCGCGCGCGAGGATTTCATCGAGGTAGATACGGCCACGCTGCAGGTTTCGCCCGGCAACGAGGCACATCTGCACGCTTTTGCAACCGAGGCGCTGACGACGGACGGGCAGGCGACTTCCTTCTATCTGCACACCTCACCGGAATTTGCCTGCAAGAAGCTGCTCGCGGCCGGTGAGCAGCGCATCGCCTGCTTCGCGCATGTCTATCGCAATCGCGAACGCGGCCCATTCCATCATCCCGAATTCACGATGCTGGAATGGTATCGCGTCGGCGAAAGCTATGAAACGCTGATGATGGACTGCGTGCGGATTCTGGCGCTGGCCGCAGAAACCGTGGAGACGCCGAAGCTGACCTATCGGGGCGCCGAAACCGACCCCTTCGCCGGACCTGAACGCATCAGCGTCGCAGAGGCGTTCGAGCGCTATGCCGGCATCGACCTGTTGGCGTCGGTCGCCGCCGATGGTTCGACGGATCGAGAATATCTGGCTTGTGAACTACGCCGGAACGGTATGCGCGTCTCGGCCGACGACGGCTGGGCGGACCTCTTCAGCCGCGTCCTGGTTGAAAAGATAGAACCCCACCTCGGTTTCGGCTGCGTGACCATTCTGGATGAGTACCCGGTTTCCGAAGCGGCGCTCGCCCGTCCCTCGCCACGCGATCCGCGGGTTGCGGAGCGTTTCGAGCTCTATGCCTGCGGCGTTGAACTGGCGAACGGCTTCGGCGAACTCACCAATGCGACAGAACAACGCCGCCGCTTTGAGCTCGAGATGGCAGAAAAAGCGCGCGTCTATGGCGAACGCTACCCGATCGACGAGGATTTCCTCGATGCGCTTTCGATCATGCCAGAGGCAAGCGGCATCGCGCTCGGCTTCGACCGGCTGGTCATGCTGGCGACAGGAGCCTCGCGCATCGACCAGGTGCTGTGGGCGCCGGTTGCGGAGTATCGCTGA
- the efp gene encoding elongation factor P, producing MVKVIASSVRKGNVLDVDGKLYVVLTAQNFHPGKGTPVTQVDMRRIVDGVKVSERWRTTEQVERAFVEDVNFQYLYEDGEGFHFMNPATYDQVVVDNETMGDQKAYLQEGMTCILSMHEGIPLALELPRHVTLEITETEPVVKGQTASSSYKPAMLSNGVRTLVPPHINAGTRVVIATEDNSYVERAKD from the coding sequence ATGGTCAAGGTCATCGCCTCTTCGGTCCGCAAGGGCAACGTTCTCGACGTAGACGGCAAACTCTACGTCGTTCTCACCGCGCAGAACTTTCACCCCGGCAAGGGTACGCCGGTCACCCAGGTCGACATGCGCCGCATCGTCGACGGCGTAAAGGTTTCCGAGCGCTGGCGCACGACCGAGCAGGTCGAGCGCGCCTTCGTTGAGGATGTGAACTTCCAGTATCTCTATGAAGACGGCGAAGGTTTCCACTTCATGAACCCGGCGACCTACGATCAGGTTGTCGTCGACAACGAAACGATGGGCGACCAGAAGGCCTACCTCCAGGAAGGCATGACCTGCATTCTGTCGATGCATGAAGGCATTCCGCTGGCACTCGAGCTGCCGCGTCACGTCACGCTCGAGATCACCGAGACGGAACCGGTCGTCAAGGGCCAGACGGCGTCGTCCTCTTATAAGCCAGCGATGCTTTCGAACGGCGTGCGCACCCTGGTTCCGCCGCATATCAACGCAGGCACGCGCGTCGTTATCGCAACTGAAGACAACTCCTACGTCGAACGCGCCAAGGATTGA
- a CDS encoding SIS domain-containing protein, with product MTAVTDAYFSNLIGRLEALRKSLAEPMEKAAAVILDAARHDKRVYVFGTGHSHMLAEEVHYRAGGLAFTVPVLIGSAMLHEGAVISSVYERTQGLVRPVLERYGMQPGDVIIIASNSGVNAAPIEAADYGREIGAKVIAVTSVAYSSAIANGRRRLADIADVVLDNGLPPGDAVLDLAGSGLKVGPVSTAVGATVLNAIFAEVASALSKSGDAPVYLSANMPGAAEVNQRLVKKYRPRNPHL from the coding sequence ATGACGGCGGTTACGGATGCCTATTTCTCCAATCTGATCGGCCGTCTTGAGGCTTTGAGGAAAAGCCTTGCCGAACCCATGGAGAAGGCCGCAGCAGTCATTCTCGATGCGGCGCGTCATGACAAGCGCGTTTACGTCTTCGGCACGGGCCATTCGCATATGCTGGCCGAGGAGGTGCATTATCGCGCCGGCGGTCTTGCGTTCACCGTGCCGGTTCTCATCGGCTCCGCGATGCTCCATGAGGGGGCGGTCATCAGCTCGGTCTATGAACGCACGCAAGGCCTCGTTCGGCCGGTGCTGGAGCGCTACGGCATGCAGCCAGGCGACGTCATCATCATTGCTTCGAACTCGGGTGTGAATGCCGCACCAATCGAGGCTGCGGACTATGGCCGCGAGATCGGCGCCAAGGTGATCGCTGTTACCTCGGTTGCCTATTCGAGCGCGATTGCCAATGGCCGCCGCCGGCTCGCGGATATCGCCGATGTCGTGCTGGATAACGGCTTGCCGCCCGGCGATGCCGTGCTCGATCTGGCTGGAAGCGGTCTCAAGGTGGGCCCGGTGTCGACGGCTGTCGGAGCAACAGTGCTAAACGCAATCTTCGCTGAAGTTGCCTCTGCGCTTTCGAAGTCCGGCGACGCACCAGTCTATCTCAGCGCCAACATGCCGGGAGCTGCGGAGGTCAATCAGCGGCTGGTGAAAAAATACCGGCCGCGCAACCCGCATCTGTAA
- the nagA gene encoding N-acetylglucosamine-6-phosphate deacetylase: protein MLRKIFTGARIFDGEKFHDEKALIVANGRVEAIVSCNGLPEGETILLDGGVLSAGFVDAQVNGGGGRMLNDEPSAASMCIIAEGHRRYGTTALLPTLITDTADATAAAIEAAKDAVKTHRGVAGLHLEGPHLAPARKGAHLAELMRPVEDKDVKAFIRAREAIGTLLVTMAAEQVTVAQVRELSEAGIIVSIGHSDCSSEAAEERFDAGVRGVTHLFNAMSQMGHRAPGLVGAAIDHPSTWCGIIADGHHVDPKALRTALRAKRGEGKLFFVTDAMSLVGSRKDSFTLNGRTVRREKGGFCSKLVLADGTLAGSDVDMASTIRYGVTYLDLTLAEALRMATLYPARFLRLDGYGHLSPGARADLVHLTDAVEVNAAWIDGEAA from the coding sequence ATACTCCGCAAGATCTTCACCGGTGCCCGGATCTTCGACGGCGAGAAGTTCCACGACGAAAAGGCGCTGATCGTTGCCAATGGCCGGGTCGAGGCCATTGTCTCGTGCAACGGTTTGCCCGAAGGCGAGACGATCTTGCTTGACGGCGGTGTGCTTTCGGCAGGTTTCGTCGATGCGCAGGTGAATGGCGGTGGCGGGCGTATGCTGAACGATGAGCCGTCGGCAGCTTCGATGTGTATCATTGCCGAAGGTCACCGGCGCTACGGCACGACGGCGCTGCTTCCAACCCTGATCACCGATACGGCGGATGCGACGGCGGCTGCGATCGAGGCCGCAAAGGATGCGGTTAAAACCCATCGGGGCGTGGCCGGTCTTCATCTGGAAGGTCCACATCTGGCGCCTGCCCGCAAGGGGGCGCACCTGGCCGAACTGATGCGCCCGGTCGAAGACAAGGATGTCAAAGCTTTCATTCGCGCCCGTGAGGCAATCGGTACGCTGCTCGTGACGATGGCGGCCGAACAGGTGACGGTCGCTCAAGTTCGCGAACTGAGCGAGGCTGGCATCATCGTCAGCATCGGCCATTCGGATTGTTCGAGCGAAGCTGCAGAAGAGCGTTTCGATGCTGGTGTACGCGGCGTCACCCATCTTTTCAACGCCATGAGCCAGATGGGTCACCGCGCACCTGGTCTGGTTGGCGCGGCAATCGACCATCCGTCGACGTGGTGCGGCATCATCGCCGACGGCCATCATGTCGATCCAAAAGCGCTACGCACTGCACTTCGCGCCAAGCGCGGGGAGGGCAAGCTCTTCTTCGTGACGGATGCCATGTCGCTGGTTGGCTCCCGAAAGGATAGCTTCACGCTCAACGGTCGCACCGTGCGGCGTGAGAAGGGGGGCTTCTGCTCGAAGCTGGTGCTTGCGGACGGCACACTTGCCGGATCGGATGTCGATATGGCGTCGACCATCCGCTATGGCGTCACCTATCTCGATCTGACGCTTGCCGAGGCGCTGCGCATGGCAACACTTTATCCGGCCCGGTTTCTCCGGCTCGATGGTTATGGCCATCTTTCGCCGGGAGCGCGCGCCGACCTCGTGCATCTGACGGATGCGGTCGAAGTCAACGCCGCGTGGATCGACGGCGAAGCGGCCTGA